The Coffea arabica cultivar ET-39 chromosome 1e, Coffea Arabica ET-39 HiFi, whole genome shotgun sequence genome has a window encoding:
- the LOC113695976 gene encoding uncharacterized protein — MEIKDLIAFSDFDLLVHQTLKQWVTQDSKIMMYHCNLFSLASKFRILELRRIPRTCNDFADTLATLSSMIQHPDGLVIEPIHIQLQDRPAHSLVMEMDSDVRP; from the coding sequence ATGGAGATCAAGGACCTGATAGCATTTAGTGATTTCGATTTACTTGTACACCAGACGCTTAAGCAGTGGGTAACTCAGGATTCAAAAATTATGATGTATCATTGTAACTTGTTTAGTTTGGCCAGCAAATTCAGAATTTTAGAACTTAGACGTATTCCCCGCACTTGTAACGACTTTGCCGATACTTTAGCTACTCTGTCTTCGATGATCCAACATCCAGATGGGTTGGTGATTGAACCTATACACATTCAACTTCAGGATAGGCCAGCGCATTCTCTGGTTATGGAAATGGACTCTGATGTTCGCCCCTAG
- the LOC140019744 gene encoding uncharacterized protein, with product MSSRFFLNREVLYKKISDLGLLRCINEEKANYMMKELHNGVYGPHINGHLLAKKIMRIGYYVIGTIDLPAWNGYRLILVAIKYFTKWVEAAFYKQFKIRHQNFAIYRPQMNGAVETANKNLKMIIRKMTEVQRDWHEKLPYELMAYRTTIRTSTGATPYSLMYGMEAKLPAEFEIPSLRILIEAQIEEVEWIRERHE from the exons ATGTCATCAAGATTCTTCTTGAACAGAGAAGTGCTATACAAAAAAATATCTGATTTGGGCCTTCTGAGATGTATCAATGAAGAGAAAGCCAATTATATGATGAAGGAACTGCATAATGGGGTTTATGGGCCACACATAAATGGGCATCTATTGGCTAAGAAGATCATGAGAATAGGGTATT ATGTGATCGGAACTATTGACCTTCCTGCTTGGAATGGGTATCGATTAATTTTAGTGGCGATTAAATATTTcaccaaatgggttgaagccGCATTCTATAAGCAG TTCAAGATTAGACATCAAAATTTTGCCATTTacaggcctcagatgaatggagccgtTGAAACTGCAAATAAGAATTTGAAAATGATCATTCGTAAGATGACTGAAGTACAGCGGGATTGGCATGAGAAACTGCCTTATGAATTGATGGCGTACAGAACTACGATCAGGACTTCTACCGGTGCAACTCCTTACTCTcttatgtatggaatggaagcaaaATTGCCTGCAGAATTTGAAATTCCTTCCTTACGCATTTTGATCGAAGCTCAGATAGAAGAAGTTGAATGGATCAGAGAACGTCATGAGTAG
- the LOC113711853 gene encoding WRKY transcription factor WRKY24, protein MAASTGTLDTANFSFSPTSFMSTTSFTDLLASDGYSMATSTGMAAESRGLGDRIAERTGSGVPKFKSLPPPSLPISPPPVSPSSYFAIPPGLSPTELLDSPVLLSGSSVLPSPTTGSFPFQAFNWKSNSYNSQQGIKQEQKNYQDFSFQPQAAVSRPQTNTIPEGQMQQAWNYQEPAKQDDPTVKSDVTSMQSFSPEIGNIQANSQGNGGFQSDYNNYNQSSQTLSERRRSEDGYNWRKYGQKQVKGSENPRSYYKCTYPNCPTKKKVERSLDGQITEIVYKGNHNHPKPQSTRRSSASSTACSVVIQPYSSQSNDVPDQSYASTGNGQMDSVATPENSSISIGDDDFEQSSKSKSGGDEFDDDEPDAKRWKTESESEGISAPGSRTVREPRVVVQTTSDIDILDDGYRWRKYGQKVVKGNPNPRSYYKCTNPGCPVRKHVERASHDLRAVITTYEGKHNHDVPAARGSGSNSANRPVPSSNAPMAVRPSVMSHQSNYPIPVRSFRAPPPEGQQAPYTLKMLQDPAGNYGFGNSMGSYLNVPQANTFSRAKDEPRDDMFLESLLC, encoded by the exons ATGGCCGCCTCTACAGGAACCTTGGACACCGCAAATTTCTCATTTTCTCCTACTTCGTTCATGTCTACTACTTCCTTCACCGACCTTCTTGCATCTGATGGCTACTCCATGGCCACCAGCACTGGTATGGCAGCAGAAAGCAGAGGACTTGGTGATCGAATTGCTGAGAGAACGGGGTCTGGGGTACCTAAGTTTAAGTCACTTCCTCCCCCTTCTCTGCCCATTTCTCCGCCCCCTGTTTCTCCTTCTTCTTACTTTGCTATTCCCCCTGGCTTGAGCCCAACTGAGCTCTTGGACTCTCCAGTTCTCCTCTCTGGTTCTAGC GTACTTCCATCTCCAACGACAGGGTCATTTCCATTTCAAGCCTTCAATTGGAAGAGCAATTCCTACAATTCGCAGCAGGGTATCAAGCAAGAACAAAAGAACTACCAGGACTTCTCTTTCCAGCCCCAGGCAGCTGTCTCTAGGCCACAGACCAACACAATTCCTGAG GGACAAATGCAGCAAGCTTGGAACTATCAAGAACCCGCCAAGCAGGATGACCCTACCGTAAAATCTGATGTCACTTCTATGCAAAGTTTTTCTCCTGAAATTGGCAACATCCAGGCCAATTCTCAAGGAAACGGCGGATTTCAGTCGGATtataacaactataaccaatcttcACAGACTTTAAGTGAACGGAGAAGGTCGGAGGATGGTTACAATTGGAGGAAGTATGGGCAGAAGCAAGTTAAAGGGAGCGAAAATCCGCGAAGCTATTATAAGTGCACGTATCCCAATTGCCCTACTAAGAAGAAGGTTGAGAGATCTTTAGATGGACAAATAACTGAAATAGTTTATAAAGGAAACCATAACCATCCCAAGCCTCAATCTACTAGACGATCATCGGCTTCCTCAACAGCCTGCTCAGTTGTCATCCAACCTTACAGTTCTCAATCTAATGATGTACCTGATCAATCCTATGCCTCCACTGGAAATGGGCAGATGGATTCTGTTGCAACACCAGAGAATTCATCCATATCGATCGGGGATGATGATTTTGAGCAGAGCTCTAAGAGCAAATCAGGTGGAGATGAATTTGATGATGATGAACCTGATGCTAAAAGATG GAAGACGGAGAGTGAAAGTGAAGGAATTTCAGCTCCAGGGAGCAGGACTGTGAGAGAACCTAGAGTTGTTGTTCAAACCACTAGTGATATTGATATTCTTGATGATGGATATAGATGGAGAAAGTATGGTCAGAAGGTGGTGAAAGGAAATCCCAATCCAAG GAGCTACTACAAGTGCACCAATCCAGGTTGTCCTGTTAGGAAACATGTAGAAAGAGCCTCACACGATCTGAGGGCGGTGATAACAACATACGAGGGCAAGCACAACCACGACGTGCCTGCTGCTCGTGGTAGTGGTAGCAATTCAGCCAACAGGCCTGTGCCTAGCAGCAATGCACCCATGGCCGTAAGGCCTTCAGTAATGTCTCATCAATCGAACTATCCAATTCCAGTTCGAAGCTTTAGGGCACCACCACCTGAAGGGCAACAAGCTCCATATACTCTAAAAATGTTGCAGGATCCAGCTGGGAATTATGGCTTTGGGAATTCAATGGGATCTTACCTGAACGTGCCCCAAGCAAATACCTTCTCTAGAGCGAAAGATGAGCCAAGGGATGATATGTTTCTTGAGTCATTGCTGTGTTGA
- the LOC113711863 gene encoding F-box/LRR-repeat protein 3 isoform X2 — protein sequence MKNPRTMQQVHQSPNLSNPFENLTEEIIFNVLDFLDEDPQAKKSLSLVNKSFYSIESIHRRSLRPLRTNLIPSTLRRYPHLSHLDFTCCPRVEDDTLFAIADVYKTSLRAIDLSRSRFFSNVGLSSLAGKCTGLVEMDLSNATELTDLAAAAIAEAKNLEKLSLARCKLISDIGIGCIAVGCKKLKSVCLKWCLRVSDFGVGLIAMKCRDIRSLDLSYLPITEKCLPPILQLQQLKELVLVGCSGIDDEGLVTLNQGYKPLEMLNISIIQNVSHIGLYSLTNGMKHLSHLSLAYGFDVTVDLAKCLHNFPGLQCIKLDGCQVSCAGMKAIADCCVSLKEISLCKCIGVTDEGLSSIMEKHNGLKNLDITCCRKITHASLDIITSSCNSLISLKMESCSLIPEDAFELIGQRCSLLEELDITDNEVDDEGLKAISRCSKLLSLKMGICTKITDSGLFHVGIYCPKLTQLDLYRCTAVTDVGIMAVANGCLGLEMINMAYCEKVTDSSLRCLSKCLRLTALEIRGCTRLSSGGLSAIAEGCRKLTLLDIKKCCNIDDAGMLALAQCSQSLQQINISYCSVTDIGLMALASINHLHSMTILHVTGLTASGLGAALLACQGLRKVKLHSTFKASMPQALLNHVEARGCIFHWRNKAFQVDIDPKGWQL from the exons ATGAAGAACCCCCGAACCATGCAACAAGTTCACCAATCTCCCAATCTCTCCAACCCTTTTGAAAATCTTACTGAAGAAATCATATTTAACGTTCTTGATTTCCTCGATGAGGACCCACAAGCCAAGAAATCGCTCTCTCTTGTTAACAAATCATTCTACTCTATTGAATCCATTCACAGAAGATCTCTAAGACCTCTACGAACTAATCTCATTCCAAGTACTCTCCGAAGATATCCTCATCTATCTCACCTTGACTTCACATGTTGTCCTCGTGTCGAGGATGATACTCTTTTTGCTATAGCTGATGTATATAAGACTAGTTTGAGGGCCATTGACCTTTCGAGGTCTAGGTTCTTTAGTAACGTTGGGTTGTCGAGTTTGGCTGGGAAATGTACAGGTTTGGTGGAGATGGATTTGTCCAATGCAACAGAGCTAACAGACTTGGCTGCTGCAGCTATTGCCGAAGCTAAGAACTTGGAGAAGCTATCATTGGCTAGGTGCAAGTTGATTTCAGATATCGGGATTGGCTGTATTGCTGTTGGTTGCAAAAAATTGAAGTCGGTTTGCTTGAAATGGTGCTTAAGAGTTAGTGATTTCGGTGTTGGCTTGATTGCTATGAAGTGCAGAGATATTCGCTCTCTGGATCTCTCTTACTTGCCT ATAACAGAAAAGTGCCTTCCACCCATCCTGCAGCTTCAACAACTCAAGGAATTGGTTCTTGTGGGATGTTCTGGTATTGACGATGAGGGTCTTGTCACCCTGAATCAAGGATACAAACCACTAGAG ATGCTTAATATATCAATCATTCAAAATGTCAGCCACATTGGTCTATATTCTCTAACAAATGGCATGAAACACCTAAGCCATCTCAGTCTAGCATATGGTTTTGAT GTTACAGTAGATCTAGCAAAATGCCTGCACAATTTTCCGGGCCTGCAGTGCATTAAATTAGATGGCTGCCAAGTCTCATGTGCTGGGATGAAAGCTATTGCAGATTGTTGTGTATCCTTAAAGGAGATAAGCTTATGCAAGTGCATAGGAGTGACAGATGAGGGTCTCTCCTCCATTATGGAGAAGCACAATGGATTGAAAAACTTGGACATAACTTGTTGTAGAAAAATAACTCATGCCTCTTTAGACATTATAACAAGTTCATGTAACTCCCTTATTTCCCTCAAAATGGAATCTTGTAGCTTGATTCCTGAAGATGCTTTTGAATTGATTGGGCAACGTTGCTCTTTGCTGGAGGAGCTGGATATTACTGATAATGAAGTCGATGATGAAG GGTTGAAAGCAATCTCAAGATGTTCCAAACTTTTGAGCTTAAAAATGGGAATATGCACGAAAATCACTGATAGCGGACTTTTTCATGTTGGAATTTACTGTCCAAAACTGACACAACTTGATTTGTACAG GTGCACAGCAGTTACCGATGTAGGCATTATGGCAGTTGCAAATGGTTGCCTTGGTTTGGAGATGATTAACATGGCTTACTGTGAGAAAGTTACTGACAGTTCATTGCGATGTTTATCAAAATGTTTAAGATTGACAGCACTTGAAATTCGAGGATGTACTCGTCTATCTTCAGGAGGATTATCAGCCATTGCTGAAGGATGTAGGAAACTGACCCTTCTTGACATTAAGAAATGCTGTAACATTGATGATGCTGGAATGCTTGCTCTTGCACAATGTTCCCAAAGTCTCCAGCAG ATTAATATATCATATTGTTCAGTTACGGATATTGGGCTAATGGCACTGGCCAGCATTAACCACTTGCACAGCATGACTATCTTGCATGTAACTGGACTGACTGCCAGTGGGCTTGGTGCCGCTCTGTTAGCTTGTCAGGGACTGAGAAAAGTGAAGCTTCACTCAACCTTTAAAGCATCAATGCCTCAGGCTCTCCTGAATCACGTAGAAGCTCGTGGCTGCATCTTTCACTGGAGAAATAAAGCATTTCAG GTGGATATAGATCCGAAGGGATGGCAGCTATGA
- the LOC113711863 gene encoding F-box/LRR-repeat protein 3 isoform X1, whose product MKNPRTMQQVHQSPNLSNPFENLTEEIIFNVLDFLDEDPQAKKSLSLVNKSFYSIESIHRRSLRPLRTNLIPSTLRRYPHLSHLDFTCCPRVEDDTLFAIADVYKTSLRAIDLSRSRFFSNVGLSSLAGKCTGLVEMDLSNATELTDLAAAAIAEAKNLEKLSLARCKLISDIGIGCIAVGCKKLKSVCLKWCLRVSDFGVGLIAMKCRDIRSLDLSYLPITEKCLPPILQLQQLKELVLVGCSGIDDEGLVTLNQGYKPLEMLNISIIQNVSHIGLYSLTNGMKHLSHLSLAYGFDVTVDLAKCLHNFPGLQCIKLDGCQVSCAGMKAIADCCVSLKEISLCKCIGVTDEGLSSIMEKHNGLKNLDITCCRKITHASLDIITSSCNSLISLKMESCSLIPEDAFELIGQRCSLLEELDITDNEVDDEGLKAISRCSKLLSLKMGICTKITDSGLFHVGIYCPKLTQLDLYRCTAVTDVGIMAVANGCLGLEMINMAYCEKVTDSSLRCLSKCLRLTALEIRGCTRLSSGGLSAIAEGCRKLTLLDIKKCCNIDDAGMLALAQCSQSLQQINISYCSVTDIGLMALASINHLHSMTILHVTGLTASGLGAALLACQGLRKVKLHSTFKASMPQALLNHVEARGCIFHWRNKAFQQVDIDPKGWQL is encoded by the exons ATGAAGAACCCCCGAACCATGCAACAAGTTCACCAATCTCCCAATCTCTCCAACCCTTTTGAAAATCTTACTGAAGAAATCATATTTAACGTTCTTGATTTCCTCGATGAGGACCCACAAGCCAAGAAATCGCTCTCTCTTGTTAACAAATCATTCTACTCTATTGAATCCATTCACAGAAGATCTCTAAGACCTCTACGAACTAATCTCATTCCAAGTACTCTCCGAAGATATCCTCATCTATCTCACCTTGACTTCACATGTTGTCCTCGTGTCGAGGATGATACTCTTTTTGCTATAGCTGATGTATATAAGACTAGTTTGAGGGCCATTGACCTTTCGAGGTCTAGGTTCTTTAGTAACGTTGGGTTGTCGAGTTTGGCTGGGAAATGTACAGGTTTGGTGGAGATGGATTTGTCCAATGCAACAGAGCTAACAGACTTGGCTGCTGCAGCTATTGCCGAAGCTAAGAACTTGGAGAAGCTATCATTGGCTAGGTGCAAGTTGATTTCAGATATCGGGATTGGCTGTATTGCTGTTGGTTGCAAAAAATTGAAGTCGGTTTGCTTGAAATGGTGCTTAAGAGTTAGTGATTTCGGTGTTGGCTTGATTGCTATGAAGTGCAGAGATATTCGCTCTCTGGATCTCTCTTACTTGCCT ATAACAGAAAAGTGCCTTCCACCCATCCTGCAGCTTCAACAACTCAAGGAATTGGTTCTTGTGGGATGTTCTGGTATTGACGATGAGGGTCTTGTCACCCTGAATCAAGGATACAAACCACTAGAG ATGCTTAATATATCAATCATTCAAAATGTCAGCCACATTGGTCTATATTCTCTAACAAATGGCATGAAACACCTAAGCCATCTCAGTCTAGCATATGGTTTTGAT GTTACAGTAGATCTAGCAAAATGCCTGCACAATTTTCCGGGCCTGCAGTGCATTAAATTAGATGGCTGCCAAGTCTCATGTGCTGGGATGAAAGCTATTGCAGATTGTTGTGTATCCTTAAAGGAGATAAGCTTATGCAAGTGCATAGGAGTGACAGATGAGGGTCTCTCCTCCATTATGGAGAAGCACAATGGATTGAAAAACTTGGACATAACTTGTTGTAGAAAAATAACTCATGCCTCTTTAGACATTATAACAAGTTCATGTAACTCCCTTATTTCCCTCAAAATGGAATCTTGTAGCTTGATTCCTGAAGATGCTTTTGAATTGATTGGGCAACGTTGCTCTTTGCTGGAGGAGCTGGATATTACTGATAATGAAGTCGATGATGAAG GGTTGAAAGCAATCTCAAGATGTTCCAAACTTTTGAGCTTAAAAATGGGAATATGCACGAAAATCACTGATAGCGGACTTTTTCATGTTGGAATTTACTGTCCAAAACTGACACAACTTGATTTGTACAG GTGCACAGCAGTTACCGATGTAGGCATTATGGCAGTTGCAAATGGTTGCCTTGGTTTGGAGATGATTAACATGGCTTACTGTGAGAAAGTTACTGACAGTTCATTGCGATGTTTATCAAAATGTTTAAGATTGACAGCACTTGAAATTCGAGGATGTACTCGTCTATCTTCAGGAGGATTATCAGCCATTGCTGAAGGATGTAGGAAACTGACCCTTCTTGACATTAAGAAATGCTGTAACATTGATGATGCTGGAATGCTTGCTCTTGCACAATGTTCCCAAAGTCTCCAGCAG ATTAATATATCATATTGTTCAGTTACGGATATTGGGCTAATGGCACTGGCCAGCATTAACCACTTGCACAGCATGACTATCTTGCATGTAACTGGACTGACTGCCAGTGGGCTTGGTGCCGCTCTGTTAGCTTGTCAGGGACTGAGAAAAGTGAAGCTTCACTCAACCTTTAAAGCATCAATGCCTCAGGCTCTCCTGAATCACGTAGAAGCTCGTGGCTGCATCTTTCACTGGAGAAATAAAGCATTTCAG CAGGTGGATATAGATCCGAAGGGATGGCAGCTATGA
- the LOC113711884 gene encoding U2 small nuclear ribonucleoprotein B'' 2-like isoform X1 — MLTGDIPPNQTIYIKNLNEKVKKEELKRSLYALFSQYGRILDIVALKTTKLRGQAWVVFSEVTAASNAVRQMQNFPFYDKPMRIQYAKTKSDCIARAEGTYDKKKKQEEKAERKRRVEEAQQNATPNGPRAESNGGPAASSRPGRPSAQEAVTDPNNILFIQNLPYETTSMMLDVLFKQYPGFREVRMIEAKPGIAFVEFEDDIQSSVAMQALQGFKITPQNPMAISYAKK; from the exons ATGCTGACCGGAGATATACCCCCAAATCAAACCATTTACATTAAGAACCTCAACGAGAAGGTTAAAAAAGAAG AGTTGAAGAGATCTCTGTATGCATTGTTTTCGCAGTATGGGAGGATCCTGGACATTGTTGCCCTGAAAACAACCAAACTTCGAGGGCAGGCTTGGGTTGTATTTAGTGAAGTGACCGCTGCCAGCAACGCAGTGCGCCAGAtgcaaaattttccattttacgATAAGCCTATG CGGATCCAGTATGCAAAAACAAAATCAGATTGTATTGCTAGAGCCGAGGGTACTTATgacaagaaaaagaagcaagaaGAGAAAG CTGAAAGAAAGAGACGTGTTGAAGAAGCTCAACAAAATGCTACTCCTAATGGTCCAAGAGCTGAGAGCAATGGTGGCCCAGCT GCTTCCTCTCGTCCAGGACGGCCGAGTGCTCAAGAAGCCGTTACTGATCCGAACAACATACTCTTCATACAGAATCTACCATACGAGACAACAAGCATGATGCTGGATGTCCTTTTCAAACAATACCCTGGTTTTAGGGAAGTTCGAATGATCGAGGCAAAACCAGGTATAGCCTTCGTAGAATTTGAAGATGATATACAATCTTCAGTTGCCATGCAGGCACTACAGGGCTTCAAAATTACCCCCCAGAATCCTATGGCAATCAGCTATGCGAAAAAATGA
- the LOC113711884 gene encoding U2 small nuclear ribonucleoprotein B'' 2-like isoform X2 codes for MQNFPFYDKPMRIQYAKTKSDCIARAEGTYDKKKKQEEKAERKRRVEEAQQNATPNGPRAESNGGPAASSRPGRPSAQEAVTDPNNILFIQNLPYETTSMMLDVLFKQYPGFREVRMIEAKPGIAFVEFEDDIQSSVAMQALQGFKITPQNPMAISYAKK; via the exons AtgcaaaattttccattttacgATAAGCCTATG CGGATCCAGTATGCAAAAACAAAATCAGATTGTATTGCTAGAGCCGAGGGTACTTATgacaagaaaaagaagcaagaaGAGAAAG CTGAAAGAAAGAGACGTGTTGAAGAAGCTCAACAAAATGCTACTCCTAATGGTCCAAGAGCTGAGAGCAATGGTGGCCCAGCT GCTTCCTCTCGTCCAGGACGGCCGAGTGCTCAAGAAGCCGTTACTGATCCGAACAACATACTCTTCATACAGAATCTACCATACGAGACAACAAGCATGATGCTGGATGTCCTTTTCAAACAATACCCTGGTTTTAGGGAAGTTCGAATGATCGAGGCAAAACCAGGTATAGCCTTCGTAGAATTTGAAGATGATATACAATCTTCAGTTGCCATGCAGGCACTACAGGGCTTCAAAATTACCCCCCAGAATCCTATGGCAATCAGCTATGCGAAAAAATGA
- the LOC113695982 gene encoding senescence associated gene 20-like encodes MATKKAAEANEEASFKEMEPNSQKLVLALYDALKAKDVGTVQTFLAPDIDWWFHGPPSHQQHLMGLLTGKDSSFVFKPLSIAAFGSLVLVEGFDQKNSSVSWVHAWTVSQGRMITQVREYFNTHVTVTLLGSSTTKSSNESEQPQGASSQANPLKYCQSIWQSKLVDNSVVPGLVLAL; translated from the coding sequence ATGGCAACCAAGAAAGCAGCAGAAGCAAATGAAGAAGCGAGCTTCAAAGAAATGGAACCGAACAGCCAAAAACTTGTGTTAGCCCTCTACGACGCGTTGAAGGCTAAAGATGTTGGCACGGTTCAAACGTTTCTAGCACCGGACATCGACTGGTGGTTCCACGGTCCACCTTCCCACCAGCAGCACTTGATGGGCTTACTGACCGGCAAGGACTCCTCATTCGTCTTCAAACCACTCTCCATTGCGGCCTTTGGATCACTAGTGCTAGTCGAGGGTTTTGACCAGAAAAACTCTTCGGTTTCTTGGGTGCATGCATGGACCGTTTCCCAGGGCAGAATGATCACCCAAGTAAGGGAGTACTTCAACACACATGTTACGGTCACCCTCTTGGGAAGTAGCACTACTAAATCTTCTAATGAGTCGGAACAGCCACAGGGGGCATCGTCTCAGGCCAATCCCCTCAAGTACTGCCAATCTATTTGGCAGAGTAAGCTGGTTGACAACTCAGTCGTGCCTGGTCTTGTTTTGGCTCTCTAG